The proteins below come from a single Aegilops tauschii subsp. strangulata cultivar AL8/78 chromosome 6, Aet v6.0, whole genome shotgun sequence genomic window:
- the LOC141025954 gene encoding protein FAR-RED IMPAIRED RESPONSE 1-like, whose product MPLNLIPAAGMKFTTYDKAWDFYNNYARCAGFGRRQRAQHKTNTYIVCSREGTHKQTVSDYQRKRQKTSKRIDCKAKIRVKKRKDGKFVIEMVELNHNHKMLESPGMLLHKRSHKKDDPLIDQLVKDMQLDNHTHAQMMSTLSRMSGGLQYMGHTSRDWVNKKQKFAREESQDDVKKLLDFFEKM is encoded by the exons ATGCCACTGAACCTCATACCTGCTGCTGGAATGAAGTTCACCACATACGACAAGGCATGGGACTTTTACAACAATTATGCAAGATGTGCAGGGTTTGGCAGACGTCAGAGGGCACAACACAAGACAAATACCTACATTGTCTGCTCAAGAGAAGGGACGCACAAGCAGACTGTGTCAGATTATCAAAGGAAACGTCAGAAGACATCAAAAAGGATTGACTGCAAGGCAAAGATTAGAGTCAAAAAGAGGAAGGATGGCAAATTTGTGATAGAAATGGTTGAACTCAACCACAATCACAAGATGCTGGAAAGCCCCGGGATGCTTTTGCACAAGCGATCGCACAAAAAAGACGATCCTTTGATAGACCAGTTAGTGAAAGACATGCAACTAGACAACCACACACATGCTCAGATGATGTCAACGCTGTCGCGTATGTCCGGTGGTCTGCAGTACATGGGACATACTAGTCGCGACTGGGTAAACAA GAAACAAAAGTTTGCCAGAGAAGAGTCCCAAGATGATGTCAAGAAACTTCTGGATTTCTTCGAGAAGATGTAG